The following DNA comes from Methanothrix sp..
GGTCCGCTATCCGCCCAGATGACTTCAGCACCTTGACTGAGCCCTGTGATAAAACAGCCACTCCGGCGGAGTCGTAGCCCCGATACTCCAGCCTCTTCAAGGTATCAAAGAGGATCGGTCCAGCCTTATCCTCTCCAATGTAGGCCACGATTCCACACATCAGCAGATCACCCTGCTATCTCTCTTTATCATCCCTCTGATTGCCGCACCTGATCCGATGCAGGCTTTGGTGCCCACCACTGTACCTGGGCTTGCCAGGACCCTGGCTCCGGCTGAGACATCATCGGCAATGATCGCCCCGAACTCCGCCCTTTGGAAGAGCCCTTCTATCTCCACCACACAGTCGCCCGTCTCCACCACCACCTGATCACCGAGGGTGCAGCTTGCCCCGATGACTGAGTCTGAGACTATGCTGCTCGAACCGATCCGGGCATCGTTCATCAAGATGCTATTTCTAACCTCTGTGAGGGGGCCGATTTTGGCCGAGCTGCCCACTGAGGTGGAGGGAAGGATGACGGCATTGGGACCGATATCGCAGTCCTCACCAATAGAGATCGGGCCCACCAGATAGGACCCGGAGCGGATTATACTCCCTGCACCCACATGCACCGGACCCTTGATCACTGCCCCCTCCTCCACGCCGCCCAGGATCTTTGGCTCATCCATTCCCAAGGCCAGGTTGTTGGCATTGAGCAGGTCCCAGGCAAATATGGCATCCGCCCAGATCCCCTTGGTTATCTGGGGCCTGACCTCTACTCCTTCCAGGATCATATGCATGATGGTCTCAGGAAGCTCATAGGACCCCCGTTCTGATATTGGAGCCTGTTTGAGGGCATCGAAGACCTCGGGGGTGAATTTGTAGGCCCCTGTATTCAGGATTCCCGAGCAGGGCCGTCCAGGCTTTTCGATTATCTCCTTTACCAGCCCATTGTCAATGATCAGGACCCCGTAATCTCCTGAATGGCGGCGGAGGGCAGACAGTATCACATTCTCTCCCTCAGCCATGACCAGCTCGGCAATTGCCCTCTTATCGATGAGGTTGTCCCCATTCACCACCAGGAACTCCTCGTCCACATAAGGCTTGACCTTGAGCAGGGCATGGGCCGTACCTAAAAGCTCATTCTGCTCAATGTAGGTGATATTGACATCGAAGTCTATGCCGTCCTCGAAGTAGTCCATAACTCTCTCTTTCTGATAGCCTACCACCACATAGATTTCCTTGATATCGTTTGCTGCCAGCGCGCGAATAACATATTCCATAAAAGGCCGGTTGCCTACTGGAAGCATGACCTTGGATCGGGTCTGGGTAAGCGGTCTGCATCTGCGGCCTTCACCTGCCGCCAGTATAACTCCCTTCAAATCCATCACAGCCAGAGTCCTTAAATCCATGTATAAGTCCTGTATGGCTTTAGATCTTTTCGGTCAATCATATTTAAAAAATAGATATGGATAATAATGAGGGGCAATGAGAAAGCCCAGGCTTTTATAGGAGCCCGGATAAGAGGGCAAAAAATGAAGGTACTGGTTATTCCCACCACCGACTGGATCAGGCATCCCGTTCCCAACCGTCTGAACTTCATCTTCGATATTCTGGCAGAGAGGCATGAGGTCTATGTACTGCACTTTGATCTGAAGAGGTTTCGCAATATGGAAGAGCGGGGGACGAACTGCCGGCTGTTGGGAGCAAGCTGGATAGAGGTCTTTGATCCCTCCCTCTATTACATCCTGAACTTTCCCTATCATATCTGGAAGATCAGGAGGATAGTGAAAGAAAAAGGGATTGAGGTCATTTTATCCACCAATGTTCTGCCCTCCCTGGCCGCCAACCTCTCCCGAAAGCCAATAGTCTTCGACTATCTCGATCACCTGGAAGAGTCGGCATCGATCTATTATCCTGGCTCTGCCCTGGGGGAGATCGTCAAGTATGTAGTGGGCCAAATCACCAGATTCAACCTCCGCCATGCCCGATCCGTCATAACTGTAACCCGAGAGCTCAGAGAGTATCTGCTGGGGGTGGGGGTCAAGGATATTGCTGTGATACCCAATGGGGTGGACAGCCGCACCCTGCAACCACTGTCCATGTCCGAGTCCAAGAGCTCTCTTGGGCTTAGGGGCACTGTCTTAGGCTATGTCGGCTCTCTGGAGCACTGGGTGGACCTGGAGATGGTGATAGCAGCCCTGCCGCACCTGAATGCCACCCTCCTGGTGGTGGGACCGGGGCTCTTTACCGATTATGGCGAGGGGATAAAGAGGATGGCAGAGGATCTGGGGGTGGCAGAACGAGTGGTATTCACTGGAGCTGTGCCCTATAACGAGCTTTCCAGGTACATCAGCGCCATGGACATCGGCCTGAATCCCCTGAAGATGATGAAGAAGAACGAGTATGCCGCTGGGGGAAAGGTCTTCAACTACCTGGCCTGCGGGCGGCCGGTCCTGTCCAGCCGGATGGTCTCACTGGAGAGGCTGCTTGGGGATAAGATATATTATTATGACGACGTGGAGAGCTTCATCGAGCAGGTGGGGAGGATAATGATGATGAGAAGAGCTACAGAGAGGTTCCGGTCTCTGGCTGAGAGGTATGACTGGAGAGTCATATCCAGTGATTATGAAAAGGTCCTGTTAAATGCAGCATTAAAATAATATAATGCGAATGTGCGACATGAGTGGCGGATGAATATAAATGAATGAAAGAGTGATAAATGAATATAATTGGTTGAATGATGGATTATTAATGGGTTAAATTAATGGGTTAATATAATCGATTTATGTGATGGATGAACATAATGAAATATATGATGAATTGATATATTTAGCTAATATGAATAATGGACATGTATGAATAATGGACATGTATGAATAATGGACATGTATGAATAATGGACATGTATGAAAATTTTATTTTTATACTATCCACAATCATCGTTTGTTGAGCATGATTGTGCATCCCTATCCAGGCATTTTCAGGTGGAGAGGATCGGTTATAAAAATCCCTGCGATGCAATCAGGATGATAGTGCCGATCTGGCGATCAGATCTTACGTTCTCCTGGTTTGCTTCCGGACACTCATTTGCTGCTGTTCTGCTCTGTAAGATCATGGGGAAGAGGTCGGCAGTAGTTGCTGGAGGCTATGATGTGGCCTATGAGCCGGAGATCGACTACGGGCAGTATACCCTGCCCAAGCATAAGAGAATGTATGCAGACATTGTGCTGAGAAATGCGGATATCATTCTTTCTGTATCCGAATTTACCAGATCAGAGGTCCTGGCCAGGGTGAGACCGAAGAGGATTCAACTCCTCTATCCAGGCATTGATACAGACGAATTCCGGCCACAGGGAGAGAAAGAAGACCTGGTGATGACTGTGGCCTCCAGTTCTGGCCGGGTGATAAGGCTCAAGGGCCTGAATTCTTTCATAGGAGCTGCTGCCCTGCTTCCAGGGGTGAGGTTTTTGGTTGTAGGCCTCTCCGAGGCAGACCGAGAAGAGCTGCAATCCAAGGCGGCGGAAAACGTCCTGCTCTCTGGATATGAGACTCAAGAGGAGCTATTGGCCCATTATCAGAAAGCCAAGGTCTACTGTCAGCTCTCTTACCGGGAGTCCTTTGGGATGGCGCTGGTGGAGGCCATGGCCTGCGGATGTGCCCCTGTGGTAACAGAGCGAGGGGCATTGCCGGAGGTTGTAGGTGATACGGGCTATTATGTTCCTTATGACAATATCAGAGCCACTGCAGAGGCGATAGAAAAGGCTTTATCCTCGAAAAGAGGGCTGAAGGCGAGAGAACGGGTGGAAGAGAAGTTCAGCCTCAAAAAGAGAGAGCAAGAATTGCGATCTTTGCTGGAGGGGCTGAGCCGCTGATGTTAAAATACTGATGAGGGATAAAAATAGATATAGTCCTTGTTTACTATGGCCATCTCTCCTCCTTCATTCAAAGAGATTATGATATACTATCCCGCAACCACACAGTGAAAGCGATCAACTTCTCTTCATCTGAATCCGCCACAAGGCTGTTGAGGGCGATGATGGACTGTGACCTGGCCGTGATATGGTTTGCCGGAGGGCATGCAGCGGCAACAGTCCTCCTCGCAAAGCTCCTGGGAAAAAAGAGCATAATCGTTGTCGGCGGCTTTGATGTCGCCTGTATCCCTGAGATAAACTACGGCCGATTCACTCAGAGCTGGACAAGGAGGCTGTTGACCAAGCTTGCCCTGCATCATGCTGACAGGGTGCTGGTGGTTGATCCTTCTTTAAAGGATGATGCTATAAAAAATGCCGGGGTCAATGGGCATAATATAGAATATCTTCCTACAGGATTCAACAGCCTTGAGTTCCATCCCCAGGGAGAGAAGGAACCTCAGGTGCTGACAGTTGCCATGGGCGAGAGCTGGGAGAGAGTTCAGATCAAAGGCATTGATGTCTTTGTAGAATCGGCAAAACACCTGCCCCAGATCTGCTTCAGGGTGGTAGGCATCGATGGGGAGGCATTATTGAGGCTCAAGGAGATGGCCCCCGAGAACGTCCAGTTCACTGGACATATCTCCCAGGACGAGCTGATCCGCTCCTATCAGAGGGCTATGATCTACTGCCAGCTCTCCATGCGGGAAGGGCTGCCCAATGCCTTATGCGAAGCGATGCTCTGTGAGTGCATTCCTGTGGGCACTGATCGCAATGGCATACCCACAGCCATAGGAGATACTGGCTTCATTGTGCCCTATGGAGAGCCTGTGGCGGCGGCAGAGGCCATCAGAAAAGCCCTGCAGGATCGGGGTGATAGGGGCAGCAGAGCCAGAGAGAGGATAGTCGAGCTATTTCCGGAGAAGAGAAGAGAGGATGGATTGATCAGGACAATGAATGAGTTGATAAAGGCCGGACCGGATGGAGGGCACTGAATCCCCATCAATGCGGGCCGATCCTCCTATCAAGAAG
Coding sequences within:
- the glmU gene encoding bifunctional sugar-1-phosphate nucleotidylyltransferase/acetyltransferase translates to MDLRTLAVMDLKGVILAAGEGRRCRPLTQTRSKVMLPVGNRPFMEYVIRALAANDIKEIYVVVGYQKERVMDYFEDGIDFDVNITYIEQNELLGTAHALLKVKPYVDEEFLVVNGDNLIDKRAIAELVMAEGENVILSALRRHSGDYGVLIIDNGLVKEIIEKPGRPCSGILNTGAYKFTPEVFDALKQAPISERGSYELPETIMHMILEGVEVRPQITKGIWADAIFAWDLLNANNLALGMDEPKILGGVEEGAVIKGPVHVGAGSIIRSGSYLVGPISIGEDCDIGPNAVILPSTSVGSSAKIGPLTEVRNSILMNDARIGSSSIVSDSVIGASCTLGDQVVVETGDCVVEIEGLFQRAEFGAIIADDVSAGARVLASPGTVVGTKACIGSGAAIRGMIKRDSRVIC
- a CDS encoding glycosyltransferase, yielding MKVLVIPTTDWIRHPVPNRLNFIFDILAERHEVYVLHFDLKRFRNMEERGTNCRLLGASWIEVFDPSLYYILNFPYHIWKIRRIVKEKGIEVILSTNVLPSLAANLSRKPIVFDYLDHLEESASIYYPGSALGEIVKYVVGQITRFNLRHARSVITVTRELREYLLGVGVKDIAVIPNGVDSRTLQPLSMSESKSSLGLRGTVLGYVGSLEHWVDLEMVIAALPHLNATLLVVGPGLFTDYGEGIKRMAEDLGVAERVVFTGAVPYNELSRYISAMDIGLNPLKMMKKNEYAAGGKVFNYLACGRPVLSSRMVSLERLLGDKIYYYDDVESFIEQVGRIMMMRRATERFRSLAERYDWRVISSDYEKVLLNAALK
- a CDS encoding glycosyltransferase family 4 protein, which gives rise to MERIGYKNPCDAIRMIVPIWRSDLTFSWFASGHSFAAVLLCKIMGKRSAVVAGGYDVAYEPEIDYGQYTLPKHKRMYADIVLRNADIILSVSEFTRSEVLARVRPKRIQLLYPGIDTDEFRPQGEKEDLVMTVASSSGRVIRLKGLNSFIGAAALLPGVRFLVVGLSEADREELQSKAAENVLLSGYETQEELLAHYQKAKVYCQLSYRESFGMALVEAMACGCAPVVTERGALPEVVGDTGYYVPYDNIRATAEAIEKALSSKRGLKARERVEEKFSLKKREQELRSLLEGLSR
- a CDS encoding glycosyltransferase family 4 protein, giving the protein MKAINFSSSESATRLLRAMMDCDLAVIWFAGGHAAATVLLAKLLGKKSIIVVGGFDVACIPEINYGRFTQSWTRRLLTKLALHHADRVLVVDPSLKDDAIKNAGVNGHNIEYLPTGFNSLEFHPQGEKEPQVLTVAMGESWERVQIKGIDVFVESAKHLPQICFRVVGIDGEALLRLKEMAPENVQFTGHISQDELIRSYQRAMIYCQLSMREGLPNALCEAMLCECIPVGTDRNGIPTAIGDTGFIVPYGEPVAAAEAIRKALQDRGDRGSRARERIVELFPEKRREDGLIRTMNELIKAGPDGGH